DNA sequence from the Haladaptatus sp. R4 genome:
CGAGCGAGATTTCGCCGTCACAGTCACGATTGATGAACGACGCGTCGTGCCCGTAGCGGAGCGCGCGCCACTTGTTCTCGTCCAGCAGTTCGCGTCGGTGTCGGTACCCGGACTCGCCGTCCTCGTAGCGTTCCACGAGGTCAGTGACGAGTGCGTGGGTGTACTCCACGAATGCGAGCACGCGCTCCGGGTCGGCCTGCCCGTCCGGCGTGCGGACTTCGACCGTGCCGTGACCCGAGTGCGGGCGCACGTCGTACCAGAGTTCGCCGCGGTCGTTTATCGATCCGGTTTCCACCATCGTCCGCTCGAACTCCGAGAACGCCTCGTAGTCCTCGAAGTACGTCGGCATGCCGGTGTTCGGCAACCCTTCGAATATCTTCGCCCGTGCCGATTGGAGGCCCGTATCGTAGCCGTCCCAGTACGGCGAGTTGGCCGACAGCGCCAGCATGACCGGGAGATACCAGCGAATCTCGTTCGCCACCCAGACGGCCGCGTCGGCGTCGTCTACCCCGACGTGGACGTGCAGACCCGCCGTAGTGTTGCGGTGTTGCGGGTACTGGATTCGGTCCAGTTGTGCCCGATATCGCGGCTTTTCAGCGTGGTCCAATTCGCGCCACTTCGCGCCGGGGTGGAGTCCCGCCGCCGCGATACCGTAGCCGTTCGTCCTCGCGTGTTCGACGAGTGCCTCCCGAACCGCACGGACATCGTCCTCGACGTCGGACGGCGCCGTCTTCGGCGTCTGTGTCTCGATGACGCATTTGAACAGTTCGTGATCCAGTCGCCCCTCCAGTATGCCCGGCGGGTCGGTCTCGTAAACGAGTTCGTCGGTACCCGCGGTTGGGACACCTCGGTCGTTCACGACGTAGAACTCCTCTTCGACGCCGAGCGTGCCCATGTCGGTGAAATTCTCGGCCGAACCCAAATCCATTTTTCGAGAGTTAGCCACCACACACGTAAATACTTCCGGAGACGGTCAGGTCTTCCGGGGAACCGCGACGATACCCAGGTGATCCACGTGGAACGGTTCGAGTCGCCGCGTTTCGAGGATTTCGTACCGCTCGCGGAGGATTTCGAGCGCGTCCTCGAACACCGATTCGGGGTCGCTCGCCACGTCCTCGCTTCGGGCTTTGATCGCCAGTAAGAGTCGGCCATCCTCCCGAAGGAATCGTGCGTTCTCACACGCGACGCGTGCCTGTCCGCGCGTCGCCACGTCCTGGACGATTACGTCCACGTCGGACTCCACGACGTGAGCGTAGCTCTCCGGTTTCCGTGCGTCCTTCAGAAGCGGAAAGAGGTTCCCGCGCGCTTCGACCGCATCGAGCAGGTCGCGGGTCGGGCGGGGTGCGAACTCCACGGCGTACGTCGGTCCCGAGAAGTCGGCGACGTGGCTTACGGTCGTTCCGCTGGCGGCACCGAGATAGAGCACCGTTTCGTCGCCCTGCAAACCGGTGTCCATGCCGTGTTCGAGCATCGCGGCCAACTTGGAGCGCCGGGCGTCCCAACACCGCCAGTCGCCGTCGGTCGGTTCGCCGTAGACCGGACTGCCCGTCGTCGCCAGTCGCACCCCACCGCCGAACGTGTGTCGTTCGACGCCGTTTGGAAGTGTCTCATCAGAATTCGTCATTGTTCACCCCGCGAATGAATCGTTTCCATCCGCCGATCGAGTTCCTCCTTCAGTTCGGGGTTGGGTTCGCCCGAGTAGTGGTCGATCCGTGCGGCGATAACGAGTTTGCCCGAGAGCGTGCGTGCCGCCGACCCGCGCTGGTCGTGCGGGGCCGCACGGATGGCCTCGTGTGTGTAGATGATTCCGTGCTTCGGCGACGAGGCGTGGCCGCGCAGGTGGGCGAACAGCGCGTTCTCCGCGCCGAGTACCTGTACCGTTCCGCCGGGCATCTTCGCCAGCGATTCCAGCCCACCAGCCAGCGCGATGAGTCGCGCGGCCAGCACCGGGTCGGCCAGCGTGGCGAGGTTCGGTGCGACTGCGGGGGCCTGCCGTTCCACGAACGCCCGGAGGTCGTCGCGCTCGGCCGCGAGGTCGGCGACGCGCTCGGCCAGCGACACGACCTGTTTTTCGACCGGCGTCTCCGGGTCGGTTTCCGCGAGTTCACGGGCGTACGCGATCCCGGTTCCGGCGTCGGGATACAGCGTTCCGGCCCATTCTGCAACGCGTTCGGCGAGTTCGTTCGCTTCCGATTCACAGTCGTCCATCGCCCGCACCGCGTGGACGAGTTGACGGTCGTCCGCCCGTTCGCGCTCCGTCACGGCCTCGCGGGTCGCGCGGATGCTCGCCTCACGGAGCGTGGCGTAGTACTCCGCCTCGTCGTCCGCGAATCCGGTTTCGACGGCCCGCTCGGGCCAGTCGGCGGGGGCGTCGGCGCTCCCCTCCTGGATGGCGCGTGCTCCGGACTCCACATCGTCCGGTTCGACGCCCGCGAACCACCCCTCGTCTCCGTCCGATTCGGTCATGGCCGTGGGTTGTGCGTCTTCTCTTTTAAACCTACGTTTACGGGTTCTCGAACGAGGATTGAGACCGGGGTTCTTCCACTCGGGCGGACGGATTGCGCGATACTGACCACTCACATGGCGTGCACCAGCGACCCCGAGGCTAGCAATCGGTCGAGGATTTTCTGGGACTTCATCGCAGTAGTTACTGAAATCACGGTTCCGGAAAATCCATCCCGTACAAACGTTCTCTCAACGGTTCCCATCATGATACGAGTAGTTAAGACCCGTCCCCAGAGTGAGAACCTATGGCCGGTCTCTATGCGCATCCTGACTACTACGAGATTGCCTTCGATTTCCGCGACGTGGCGGCAGAGGTAGATTTCTTCGAAGCCTGCATGGACCGATTCGGTGAACACTCGAACCGTCCCGACTCCGTCCTCGAAATCGCCTGTGGCCCGTGTCCGTACCTGCTCGAATTCGATTCGCGGGGGTACGATTTCACGGGGCTGGACAACTCCTCGGAGATGATTTCCCACTCCATCGGAAAGGCGCGCGAACACGACATCGAGGCGACGTTCCTTCGGCGGGATATGGCCGACTTCGTCCTTCCCGACGACGTCGACTTCGCGTTCTGCGCGCTCGGATCGCTGTATCTCGACTCGAACGAGGCCCTTCTCTCACACCTCGATTCGATGGCCGACGCGATGACGCCGGGGTCGCTGTACTGCATCGACGGTTCCATCGACTTCGCTGGCGGGACGTCCTCCGGGAGCGAATGGGAGACGACGCGCGGGGAAACGACGGTTCGCTTTACCATCGAGCAGGAACCGGT
Encoded proteins:
- a CDS encoding NOP5/NOP56 family protein, translated to MTESDGDEGWFAGVEPDDVESGARAIQEGSADAPADWPERAVETGFADDEAEYYATLREASIRATREAVTERERADDRQLVHAVRAMDDCESEANELAERVAEWAGTLYPDAGTGIAYARELAETDPETPVEKQVVSLAERVADLAAERDDLRAFVERQAPAVAPNLATLADPVLAARLIALAGGLESLAKMPGGTVQVLGAENALFAHLRGHASSPKHGIIYTHEAIRAAPHDQRGSAARTLSGKLVIAARIDHYSGEPNPELKEELDRRMETIHSRGEQ
- a CDS encoding trans-aconitate 2-methyltransferase, producing MAGLYAHPDYYEIAFDFRDVAAEVDFFEACMDRFGEHSNRPDSVLEIACGPCPYLLEFDSRGYDFTGLDNSSEMISHSIGKAREHDIEATFLRRDMADFVLPDDVDFAFCALGSLYLDSNEALLSHLDSMADAMTPGSLYCIDGSIDFAGGTSSGSEWETTRGETTVRFTIEQEPVHTTEQLVRQTLTTRVETPTDTERFREEYVIKTFAPQELRLLLEKTEFEHVGWFDSFDLSTPVESCEPGTLHRPVTVLRRQ
- a CDS encoding glutamate--cysteine ligase is translated as MDLGSAENFTDMGTLGVEEEFYVVNDRGVPTAGTDELVYETDPPGILEGRLDHELFKCVIETQTPKTAPSDVEDDVRAVREALVEHARTNGYGIAAAGLHPGAKWRELDHAEKPRYRAQLDRIQYPQHRNTTAGLHVHVGVDDADAAVWVANEIRWYLPVMLALSANSPYWDGYDTGLQSARAKIFEGLPNTGMPTYFEDYEAFSEFERTMVETGSINDRGELWYDVRPHSGHGTVEVRTPDGQADPERVLAFVEYTHALVTDLVERYEDGESGYRHRRELLDENKWRALRYGHDASFINRDCDGEISLGEVVERECDRLGVSGIGDIFDGESGAARQRRLNEQESFEALCESLLL
- a CDS encoding fibrillarin-like rRNA/tRNA 2'-O-methyltransferase, whose protein sequence is MTNSDETLPNGVERHTFGGGVRLATTGSPVYGEPTDGDWRCWDARRSKLAAMLEHGMDTGLQGDETVLYLGAASGTTVSHVADFSGPTYAVEFAPRPTRDLLDAVEARGNLFPLLKDARKPESYAHVVESDVDVIVQDVATRGQARVACENARFLREDGRLLLAIKARSEDVASDPESVFEDALEILRERYEILETRRLEPFHVDHLGIVAVPRKT